From the genome of Candidatus Brocadiia bacterium, one region includes:
- the pilM gene encoding type IV pilus assembly protein PilM produces MAKGVWGIDVSKSSIKAVRLQPDKEGNIELTNIEIIEYTPSESRDEASLDQEIRIAVNTLVSRNKFKKDIVAVSLPGHAIFNRFVKIPPVNRDRIDSVIKYEAQQHIPFPIEEVIWVYQVIENNYRPDQEIDVVFFAIKKEVVDQFLALMSVSNLSVDIVQFAPVALYNFAMHQMPLVFSKEGMVIIDMGANNSDLVLVEGNRFWIRNLPIVGNTITKSIQDKLEVSYADAERLKTTTTAGQTQEAAKIFGAIQSVLKDLASEIHRSIGFYKSLVSGRTVNFKNLVLAGNATKMIYFEEFLSQRLQLAVSKLSTLNHIDVSEKVDKVILDKNLPSLGVAFGLSLQALGLTPSRINLMPPELIRVKTISRKKIFVSVIMVVLIMISVLLYLSAKTAIEQLGEIDLEMQEIIMGAERTNKTFLELQKIQEKEKYLETISSIGTGRDTYIKVFNAMNNIESLVKNILAPAKGYIEKGNDDDFKVVGLNEKNRIWILNIKMEMVPDVLNFSAICAVVARQKSNDDFDPVASQDFIKEKMLKQLAQEFGVTEPKLSLMDTKPVPKLLTKDEQSMMGAEGTEEENELKPKYYRFLIQLAIPIKIK; encoded by the coding sequence ATGGCTAAAGGTGTTTGGGGAATTGATGTAAGCAAATCATCTATAAAAGCCGTCAGGCTTCAGCCGGACAAAGAAGGCAATATTGAACTGACCAATATAGAGATTATTGAATATACACCATCTGAAAGCCGTGATGAAGCATCCCTGGACCAGGAAATTCGGATAGCTGTAAATACACTGGTTAGCCGCAACAAGTTTAAGAAGGATATAGTTGCCGTTTCGTTACCGGGTCATGCGATATTCAACAGGTTTGTTAAAATACCGCCCGTGAACCGTGATCGGATTGACAGCGTTATTAAGTACGAAGCACAGCAGCATATTCCATTCCCGATAGAAGAGGTTATCTGGGTTTATCAGGTCATCGAGAATAATTACAGGCCCGATCAGGAAATTGACGTGGTATTTTTTGCCATCAAGAAGGAAGTGGTGGATCAATTCCTGGCTTTGATGTCGGTGAGTAATTTGAGTGTTGATATCGTCCAATTCGCGCCGGTAGCGCTGTATAATTTCGCCATGCACCAGATGCCGTTAGTTTTTTCTAAGGAGGGCATGGTTATTATTGACATGGGAGCCAATAACAGCGACTTAGTGCTGGTTGAGGGGAATAGGTTTTGGATAAGGAACCTGCCTATTGTGGGAAATACAATAACAAAGAGTATTCAGGATAAACTGGAAGTTTCCTACGCAGATGCGGAAAGATTGAAGACCACTACTACTGCGGGACAAACACAGGAAGCAGCCAAGATTTTTGGCGCCATACAATCAGTGCTGAAGGACTTAGCCAGCGAAATTCACAGGTCAATTGGATTTTATAAGAGTTTGGTGAGCGGACGGACAGTTAATTTTAAAAATCTAGTGTTGGCTGGTAATGCCACTAAAATGATATATTTTGAGGAATTTCTGTCCCAGCGGCTTCAGCTGGCTGTCAGTAAGCTGTCCACCCTTAACCATATAGATGTTAGCGAAAAAGTGGATAAGGTTATTTTGGATAAGAATTTACCGTCCTTGGGTGTGGCTTTCGGGTTATCTTTGCAGGCGCTTGGGCTTACCCCCAGCCGTATTAATCTGATGCCGCCGGAATTGATCAGAGTTAAAACCATCAGCCGTAAAAAGATATTTGTTTCCGTAATCATGGTCGTGTTGATTATGATAAGCGTTCTGCTTTATCTTTCAGCTAAAACGGCAATAGAACAGTTGGGGGAAATAGATCTGGAAATGCAAGAAATTATTATGGGAGCGGAACGGACTAATAAAACCTTTTTAGAATTGCAAAAAATACAGGAGAAGGAGAAATATCTTGAAACCATTTCATCCATTGGAACTGGCCGGGACACCTACATTAAGGTTTTTAACGCCATGAATAATATTGAATCTTTGGTAAAAAATATTTTGGCTCCGGCAAAAGGTTATATCGAAAAGGGTAATGACGATGATTTTAAAGTTGTCGGTTTGAATGAAAAAAACCGGATATGGATTCTTAATATAAAAATGGAAATGGTACCGGACGTTTTGAATTTTAGCGCGATATGCGCTGTGGTGGCTCGCCAGAAATCTAATGATGATTTCGACCCGGTAGCTTCGCAGGATTTTATTAAGGAGAAGATGCTTAAACAGCTGGCTCAGGAATTTGGCGTAACCGAACCGAAGCTTTCCTTGATGGATACAAAACCGGTTCCCAAGCTGCTAACTAAAGACGAGCAGAGCATGATGGGAGCGGAAGGAACAGAGGAAGAAAATGAATTAAAGCCCAAGTATTACCGATTTCTGATACAGCTGGCGATACCGATCAAAATAAAATGA
- the glgA gene encoding glycogen synthase GlgA: MHIIQITPEMVPFAKTGGLADVTGALPKQFASMGHKVSVFMPLYKQVKDNTRNLVSTDVSVSVKIGDETRSGIIWKYQASDSQASHKGKVDVYFIQRDEYYHRDNLYSTPEGDYWDNAERFIFFSRATLEAIKALNLKPDVIHCHDWQSALVPIYTRTLYKKDFGSVKTVITVHNLAYQGSFWHWDMKLTGLDWSLFNWKQLEFWGKLNFLKGGLVFSDIITTVSPRYAQEIQTHEFGCGLEGVLKERSKHLFGIINGIDYGDWNPDTDRLIPDRYAPDKLQGKAKNKVALQRGGQMLERDVPIIGMVTRLADQKGLDMVSEVFDDLMKMNIQFVLLGTGDEKYHKKFSELGRKYQVKTSMHITFDNSLAHLIIAGSDMLLVPSRYEPCGLSQLYALKYGTVPIVRETGGLADTIINYAPDKIKTANGFSFKNYSSQMMLGIIKNAVQVYNDKKVWKQLMSNGMSQDWSWGHSANEYLGLYKNRLPKD, encoded by the coding sequence ATGCATATTATCCAGATTACTCCGGAAATGGTGCCGTTTGCCAAGACGGGCGGGCTGGCCGATGTGACCGGCGCTTTGCCTAAGCAGTTTGCAAGTATGGGGCATAAGGTAAGCGTGTTTATGCCGCTTTATAAGCAGGTTAAAGACAATACGCGTAATTTAGTGTCGACTGATGTTAGCGTTAGCGTCAAGATAGGCGATGAAACTAGAAGTGGTATTATTTGGAAATACCAGGCTTCAGATAGCCAAGCTTCCCATAAGGGCAAAGTTGATGTGTATTTTATTCAGCGCGACGAATATTATCACCGCGATAATTTGTACAGCACTCCTGAAGGCGATTACTGGGATAATGCCGAGCGGTTTATATTCTTTTCTCGGGCGACGCTTGAGGCTATTAAAGCGTTGAATTTGAAACCGGACGTGATTCACTGCCACGATTGGCAGAGTGCACTGGTACCGATTTATACCCGGACTCTATACAAGAAAGATTTCGGCAGTGTTAAGACCGTTATCACAGTGCATAATTTAGCTTATCAGGGTTCTTTCTGGCATTGGGACATGAAATTGACCGGGTTGGATTGGTCGTTATTCAACTGGAAGCAACTGGAATTTTGGGGAAAGCTTAATTTTCTTAAAGGCGGTTTGGTGTTTTCGGACATAATTACCACGGTTAGCCCTCGTTATGCCCAGGAGATACAGACACACGAGTTTGGGTGTGGTTTGGAAGGCGTGCTCAAAGAGCGATCCAAACATCTTTTCGGGATAATTAACGGGATAGATTATGGAGATTGGAATCCGGATACCGATCGGTTAATCCCGGATCGCTATGCGCCGGATAAGTTGCAAGGTAAGGCTAAAAACAAGGTGGCTCTTCAGCGAGGTGGACAAATGCTTGAGCGCGATGTGCCGATTATAGGTATGGTTACCCGCCTGGCTGACCAGAAAGGTTTAGATATGGTCAGCGAGGTTTTTGACGATTTGATGAAAATGAACATACAGTTCGTATTACTGGGCACTGGAGATGAAAAGTACCATAAGAAATTCAGCGAATTAGGCCGGAAATACCAGGTTAAGACGAGTATGCATATTACTTTTGATAATTCTTTGGCGCATTTGATTATAGCTGGTTCAGATATGTTGCTGGTCCCGTCTAGGTACGAGCCTTGCGGGTTGAGCCAGTTATATGCGTTAAAGTATGGTACCGTGCCAATCGTTCGTGAAACTGGTGGTTTAGCTGATACGATAATCAACTATGCACCGGATAAGATTAAAACAGCCAATGGGTTTTCATTTAAGAATTACTCATCCCAGATGATGTTGGGTATTATAAAGAATGCCGTGCAGGTTTACAATGACAAAAAGGTTTGGAAACAGCTGATGAGTAACGGTATGTCTCAAGATTGGTCTTGGGGGCATAGCGCCAACGAATATCTGGGTCTTTATAAGAACCGCCTTCCCAAGGATTAG
- the galT gene encoding galactose-1-phosphate uridylyltransferase, whose translation MPELRKDPILGRWVIIASERAKRPSDFKPAVSAVPSNAPCPFCDGNEGLTPPEIFAMRAPNTRPNEKGWQVRVVPNKFPALAIEGSLSKRGRGLYDQMRGVGAHEVIIETPQHVTSMALMSVGNIEAVLHTYKNRLLDLKKDIRLVYGLIFKNVGDAAGASLDHTHSQLVATPVVPIRIEQEMRGSKNFYNYRGRCIYCDIIHQEIEDEVRVVVNDEHFIAVSPFASRFPFELWIMPKQHLTHFENIPDHLIPSLASISKKVFLKLERALSNPAYNTLIHSTPYNMEESEYYHWHIEIIPRITKLAGFEWGTGFYINPVPPEDATKFLREVEA comes from the coding sequence ATGCCAGAATTAAGAAAAGATCCAATACTGGGGCGGTGGGTAATCATCGCCAGCGAGCGAGCCAAGAGGCCCAGCGATTTCAAGCCGGCGGTTTCGGCGGTGCCGAGTAACGCGCCGTGCCCGTTCTGCGATGGTAACGAAGGTTTAACCCCGCCCGAGATATTTGCTATGCGTGCGCCCAATACCAGGCCTAATGAAAAGGGTTGGCAGGTACGGGTTGTGCCCAATAAGTTCCCGGCACTGGCTATTGAGGGTAGCCTGAGCAAGCGCGGCCGTGGTCTTTACGACCAGATGCGTGGTGTTGGTGCTCATGAAGTTATTATCGAAACGCCACAGCATGTTACTTCTATGGCGCTGATGTCGGTTGGAAATATCGAGGCGGTGCTTCATACATATAAGAACCGGCTGTTGGACCTAAAGAAGGATATCCGGTTGGTCTATGGACTGATATTCAAGAATGTGGGTGATGCGGCTGGTGCGTCGCTGGATCATACCCATTCGCAGTTGGTAGCTACGCCGGTTGTCCCAATCAGGATTGAACAGGAAATGCGGGGCAGCAAGAACTTCTATAACTATCGCGGTCGGTGCATCTATTGCGATATCATACATCAGGAGATAGAAGATGAAGTGCGAGTTGTGGTTAACGATGAGCATTTTATCGCTGTTAGTCCATTTGCGTCGCGTTTCCCGTTTGAATTATGGATTATGCCTAAACAACATCTGACGCATTTCGAGAACATACCTGATCACCTGATACCGTCATTAGCTTCAATTTCTAAAAAGGTGTTTCTTAAACTGGAAAGAGCGTTGAGTAATCCGGCTTACAATACCTTGATTCATTCAACTCCGTATAATATGGAGGAGAGTGAATATTACCATTGGCATATAGAAATTATTCCGCGAATAACGAAACTTGCCGGATTTGAATGGGGGACGGGTTTTTATATTAATCCGGTGCCGCCTGAAGATGCAACAAAGTTTTTAAGGGAAGTGGAAGCTTAA
- a CDS encoding glycoside hydrolase family 57 protein → MAQKIYLSFLWHHHQPYYRDTVSGEFWMPWVRLHGIKDYFGMAALLDEFPKIKANINLVPSLLKQIQEYIDGSFDRGLFLGRKPAKDLTDADKQYLLDNLFMANPDNMIGRFQKYKELHSKFQQSSGRPLGEGKGSQVNPIVKEFTEQDFIDLVVLANLAWFHPVLKGKDPLIKSLIIRGRGFKEEDKQAILDKQIEVLKRIVPMHKKLQDDGRVEITTTPLYHPILPLLCDMQSARVAMPGAKLPVVNQADFKADARHHVAEAVKIYRHYFGCDPQGMWPAEGSVSPDILPLLVEQGIKWFATDEEILGHTLGTWFERDGQGILNNSEPLYKPYYINVNNTPLNVVFRDQSFSNSVSFQYQRWGQEDAARHFVSQIKANAARANGNEPVLVSVILDGENPWEYYPDNGIVFIRTLYKMLSEDKDIETVRMSDFIKQFPPKAELKTIYSGSWINHNFAIWAGDQEDYKGWEYLSRTREAARNHNVSAQAMENIYIAEGSDWFWWFGPEHSSSMDNVFDALFRKNLMNVYLQSGLEVPEYLYTPIKQKKEAEIYTHPWGYLEIKMDGRASDYFEWLAAGHYEPASDPARISTMDYSEKSPVKAVYFGFDKVNLFFRIDPVDIKDIYFTINFLKPRKRKIIIHKLSSEGGYFSVYDEKRNIIGDRFPTVRYNSVIELSCSLEVLGFKGGDEVELFIELIKGDKPLVAYPGATPIRFKLPIKEFDNVNWIA, encoded by the coding sequence ATGGCGCAAAAGATTTATTTGTCATTCCTGTGGCACCATCACCAACCTTATTATCGTGACACAGTGTCGGGTGAATTCTGGATGCCCTGGGTACGTTTGCATGGCATTAAGGATTATTTTGGAATGGCGGCGTTGCTGGATGAGTTCCCTAAAATCAAAGCTAATATCAACTTGGTGCCATCATTATTAAAGCAGATTCAGGAATATATTGACGGTTCCTTTGATCGGGGCTTGTTCCTGGGGCGTAAGCCGGCTAAGGATTTGACTGATGCTGATAAGCAATACCTGCTGGATAACCTTTTCATGGCTAATCCGGATAACATGATTGGTCGGTTCCAGAAATATAAGGAGTTACATAGCAAGTTTCAGCAATCATCCGGCCGGCCATTAGGAGAGGGGAAGGGGTCTCAGGTCAACCCCATTGTTAAAGAGTTTACAGAGCAGGATTTTATTGACCTGGTGGTGCTGGCTAACCTGGCTTGGTTTCATCCGGTACTAAAGGGGAAAGATCCGTTGATAAAATCATTGATAATCAGGGGGCGTGGATTTAAGGAAGAGGATAAGCAGGCGATACTGGATAAGCAGATAGAGGTCCTGAAGCGGATTGTGCCGATGCATAAAAAACTTCAGGACGATGGGCGGGTGGAAATCACCACTACGCCGTTATATCATCCCATACTGCCTTTATTGTGTGATATGCAGTCGGCCAGGGTGGCTATGCCGGGCGCAAAACTGCCGGTGGTTAACCAGGCGGATTTTAAGGCCGATGCCAGGCACCACGTGGCCGAGGCGGTTAAAATATACCGCCATTATTTCGGGTGTGACCCACAGGGAATGTGGCCGGCTGAGGGGTCGGTTTCGCCGGATATCCTGCCGCTATTGGTTGAGCAGGGGATAAAGTGGTTCGCCACGGATGAGGAAATACTCGGACATACTTTAGGCACCTGGTTTGAGCGGGACGGGCAGGGGATACTTAATAACTCAGAGCCATTATACAAGCCGTATTATATTAATGTAAATAATACCCCTCTGAATGTGGTGTTTAGAGACCAGTCATTTTCCAATTCAGTCAGTTTTCAATATCAGCGTTGGGGTCAGGAGGATGCGGCTCGCCACTTTGTCAGCCAGATTAAGGCTAATGCGGCTCGAGCTAATGGTAATGAGCCGGTGTTGGTCAGTGTTATTCTGGACGGAGAGAATCCCTGGGAGTACTACCCGGATAACGGGATAGTGTTTATCAGAACGTTGTATAAGATGTTGAGTGAGGATAAAGATATTGAGACGGTACGGATGTCGGATTTCATTAAGCAATTTCCGCCCAAAGCGGAGCTTAAAACCATTTACTCTGGTTCTTGGATTAATCATAATTTTGCCATTTGGGCTGGCGACCAGGAGGATTATAAGGGGTGGGAATACTTGTCCCGGACGCGCGAGGCGGCGCGTAATCATAATGTAAGTGCCCAGGCGATGGAGAATATTTACATTGCCGAGGGTAGTGACTGGTTTTGGTGGTTTGGGCCGGAGCACTCGTCATCTATGGACAATGTTTTTGATGCGCTGTTCCGTAAGAACCTGATGAATGTTTATCTACAATCGGGATTGGAGGTGCCGGAATACCTGTATACCCCGATAAAACAGAAAAAAGAAGCGGAAATTTATACTCATCCGTGGGGATATCTGGAAATAAAAATGGACGGTCGGGCCAGCGATTATTTTGAGTGGTTGGCTGCCGGGCATTATGAACCGGCCAGTGATCCGGCTCGGATTTCTACTATGGACTATTCGGAAAAGTCTCCGGTTAAGGCCGTATATTTCGGATTTGACAAGGTCAATCTTTTCTTCCGGATAGATCCGGTGGACATTAAAGATATTTATTTTACCATTAATTTCTTGAAACCCCGGAAACGAAAGATTATAATCCATAAATTATCCAGCGAAGGTGGTTACTTCTCGGTTTATGATGAAAAGCGCAATATCATCGGAGATAGGTTTCCCACAGTTAGGTATAATAGCGTGATAGAATTATCCTGTTCGCTGGAAGTGTTAGGGTTCAAAGGAGGGGACGAGGTAGAATTGTTCATTGAGCTTATCAAGGGTGACAAACCGCTGGTGGCTTATCCGGGCGCAACTCCGATAAGATTTAAATTACCGATTAAAGAATTCGACAATGTGAATTGGATAGCCTAA
- the trxA gene encoding thioredoxin, with the protein MSQYITEVTDATFKTEVINSKLPVLVDFWAPWCGPCKMITPILEKLAPEYQSKVKIAKVNVDDSPETATDYGISAIPTLLLIKGGEIKEQVVGFQSEPQLKKLLDSVID; encoded by the coding sequence ATGTCTCAATACATAACCGAAGTAACTGACGCTACCTTTAAAACCGAAGTGATTAACTCCAAACTTCCGGTGCTGGTAGATTTCTGGGCACCTTGGTGCGGTCCGTGCAAAATGATAACACCCATATTGGAAAAACTGGCTCCTGAATACCAATCCAAAGTCAAGATAGCCAAGGTCAACGTCGACGACTCGCCCGAAACTGCCACCGATTACGGCATCTCAGCCATACCCACGCTGTTGCTGATTAAAGGCGGAGAAATCAAAGAACAGGTGGTCGGCTTCCAGTCCGAACCCCAGTTGAAAAAACTGCTGGATAGCGTTATCGATTAG
- a CDS encoding GDP-mannose 4,6-dehydratase, which yields MKYLITGGAGFIGSHLAEILLNQKHQVWVIDDLSTGSLDNIKRLKSNPNFHYTIGTILNERLLAKLINQVDVIFHLAAAVGVRLIIEKPVTTIETNISGTEAVLKLAARKNKLVLIASSSEVYGKNAKIPFCENDDMLLGATTKSRWSYACSKAIDEFLALAYWRERKLPVIIARLFNTVGPRQTGRYGMVIPRFVRQALKGQPITVYGSGKQSRCFTDVSDVVTALIKLSRTKKARGQVFNIGANQEITIDQLARKVKAKTKSASPIKHIPYDKAYQEGFEDMLRRVPGLAKIKKFIGYKPTKNMDQILDRVIDHENNYHKY from the coding sequence ATGAAGTACTTAATCACCGGCGGCGCCGGATTCATCGGTTCGCACCTAGCTGAGATACTGTTGAACCAAAAACATCAGGTTTGGGTTATTGACGACCTGTCCACCGGTTCGCTTGATAATATCAAACGCCTTAAATCCAACCCAAATTTTCACTATACCATCGGCACTATACTTAACGAGCGGCTCCTGGCCAAATTGATAAACCAAGTTGACGTAATTTTTCACCTGGCCGCGGCCGTCGGCGTACGCCTGATAATCGAAAAACCAGTCACCACCATAGAGACAAACATCTCCGGCACCGAAGCCGTGCTCAAACTGGCCGCCCGCAAGAACAAGCTGGTGTTGATAGCCTCATCATCAGAAGTCTACGGCAAAAATGCCAAAATACCATTCTGTGAAAATGACGATATGCTCCTGGGTGCCACCACCAAAAGCCGCTGGAGCTACGCCTGCTCCAAGGCCATCGATGAATTTCTGGCACTGGCCTACTGGCGCGAAAGAAAACTGCCCGTAATAATAGCCCGGCTATTCAATACCGTCGGCCCGCGCCAAACCGGACGTTACGGCATGGTCATTCCCCGGTTCGTCCGCCAGGCGCTCAAAGGCCAACCCATCACCGTTTACGGCAGCGGTAAACAATCACGCTGTTTCACCGACGTCAGCGACGTGGTCACCGCTCTGATAAAACTCAGCCGGACAAAAAAAGCCCGCGGCCAGGTCTTCAACATCGGCGCTAACCAGGAAATAACCATCGACCAGCTGGCCCGCAAGGTCAAAGCCAAAACCAAAAGCGCCTCGCCCATCAAACATATCCCCTACGACAAAGCTTATCAGGAAGGTTTCGAAGATATGCTCCGGCGCGTGCCCGGCCTGGCCAAGATAAAAAAATTCATCGGTTATAAACCGACTAAAAATATGGATCAAATTCTAGACAGAGTTATAGACCACGAAAATAATTATCACAAGTATTAA
- a CDS encoding M42 family metallopeptidase: METNALNLLKDMVNAPSPSGYEKPAQDIWIKYVKTFADEVKKDVHGNAMAVINPKGKPRIMLAGHCDEIGLMVRYIDDKGYIYFGMIGGIDTGILPGQRFYIHTKTGPVLAIVGKKAIHLMEEEERKSAGSPKLHGLWLDIGAKSKKEVAKIIDIGDPITFAVGFEKLKNDLVVSRGFDDKMGAWIVAEALRLIAKKKPQAAVYAVSTVQEEIGMRGARTSAYGISPDIGIAVDVTHATDYPDSNPKRSGDIKLGSGPAISRGPNINHVVFDRLVAAAKADKIPYQVEAAPGATGTDANMMQVTKEGVATGLVSVPNRYMHTPIEVISLADLENTAKLLAGFTLKLNGNVNFIP, from the coding sequence ATGGAAACCAATGCATTGAATTTACTGAAGGATATGGTTAACGCGCCCAGCCCGTCCGGCTACGAGAAACCGGCCCAGGATATCTGGATTAAATACGTCAAAACCTTCGCGGATGAAGTAAAAAAGGACGTGCACGGCAACGCCATGGCCGTCATCAACCCCAAAGGCAAACCGCGGATAATGCTGGCCGGCCATTGCGATGAAATCGGGCTGATGGTCCGCTACATCGACGACAAAGGTTATATCTATTTCGGCATGATTGGAGGCATCGATACCGGCATCCTGCCGGGACAGCGCTTTTACATCCATACCAAGACCGGACCTGTCTTGGCTATCGTCGGCAAGAAAGCCATCCACCTGATGGAGGAAGAGGAACGCAAGTCAGCCGGTTCGCCTAAACTGCACGGGCTGTGGCTGGATATCGGCGCCAAGTCCAAAAAAGAAGTGGCTAAGATTATCGATATCGGCGACCCGATTACCTTTGCGGTCGGTTTTGAAAAACTCAAGAACGATTTAGTGGTCTCGCGCGGTTTTGACGACAAGATGGGCGCATGGATAGTGGCCGAAGCTCTCCGGCTCATCGCCAAAAAGAAACCCCAGGCCGCGGTTTACGCCGTTTCTACGGTCCAGGAGGAAATCGGCATGCGCGGCGCCAGGACAAGCGCTTACGGCATCAGCCCGGACATCGGCATTGCCGTGGACGTAACCCACGCCACCGATTACCCGGATTCCAACCCCAAACGCTCAGGCGATATTAAACTCGGTTCGGGACCGGCTATTTCGCGCGGGCCGAACATCAACCACGTGGTCTTTGACCGGCTGGTAGCCGCCGCCAAGGCCGATAAAATTCCGTATCAGGTCGAAGCAGCTCCGGGCGCCACCGGCACCGACGCCAATATGATGCAGGTTACCAAGGAAGGAGTGGCCACCGGACTGGTCAGCGTTCCTAACCGATATATGCATACGCCCATCGAGGTTATTTCTCTGGCTGACCTGGAAAATACGGCCAAACTGCTGGCCGGGTTTACTCTAAAACTCAACGGTAACGTCAACTTTATACCGTAA
- a CDS encoding methyltransferase domain-containing protein has protein sequence MSKSACELYYDRVAHSYDDSYKSPYWEFYQAVTWYNLKRNLPRSLPARILDIGGGTGIWALKLAKSGYNITLADLSQKMLDVAQRKAEQTNLANKITFAKADICEMSAFGDNTFDMAIAQGDPISCAQEPLKAVREIHRVLKPKAVCIASVDNKFSGMRVFMEQGKLDQLEELIATGRTNWFTSNKEEQYQLTYFSPDELRKLFTRNGFEVLALSGKVVLPVRANEQVLKDRDAFDRMLKLELKLHTEEALLGNASHLEITCRKV, from the coding sequence ATGAGTAAATCGGCCTGCGAGTTATATTACGACCGGGTGGCGCACAGTTATGACGACTCGTACAAGAGTCCTTACTGGGAGTTCTACCAGGCGGTCACCTGGTACAACCTCAAGCGTAACCTGCCGCGCAGTCTGCCGGCCCGGATACTGGATATCGGCGGCGGCACCGGAATATGGGCGCTGAAACTGGCTAAGTCCGGTTATAATATCACTCTGGCTGACCTGTCGCAGAAGATGCTCGATGTGGCTCAGCGCAAGGCCGAGCAGACGAACCTGGCTAACAAGATTACATTCGCTAAGGCCGATATCTGCGAGATGTCCGCTTTCGGGGATAATACGTTTGATATGGCCATCGCCCAGGGCGACCCGATATCCTGCGCCCAGGAACCGCTCAAGGCCGTTCGGGAAATACACCGGGTGCTCAAGCCTAAGGCTGTCTGCATCGCTTCGGTTGACAACAAGTTTTCCGGGATGAGGGTGTTTATGGAACAGGGGAAGTTAGACCAGTTGGAGGAACTGATTGCCACCGGTCGGACTAATTGGTTCACCAGCAATAAAGAAGAACAATATCAGCTGACCTATTTCAGCCCGGACGAACTGCGTAAGCTGTTTACCAGGAACGGATTTGAGGTGCTGGCTTTAAGTGGCAAGGTGGTCCTGCCGGTCCGGGCCAACGAGCAGGTGCTTAAAGATAGGGATGCTTTTGACCGGATGCTAAAATTAGAGCTTAAGCTCCATACCGAAGAGGCATTATTGGGAAACGCGTCACATCTGGAAATCACCTGCCGGAAAGTTTAG